The following coding sequences are from one Melospiza melodia melodia isolate bMelMel2 chromosome 2, bMelMel2.pri, whole genome shotgun sequence window:
- the TRIM13 gene encoding E3 ubiquitin-protein ligase TRIM13 isoform X1, whose amino-acid sequence MDMMELLEEDLTCPICCSLFDDPRVLPCSHNFCRKCLEGILEGNVRNVLWRPSPFKCPTCRKETPVTGVNSLQVNYSLKGIVEKYNKIKVTPKMPVCKVHSGQPLNIFCRTDMQLICGVCATRGDHTKHVFCSIEEAYSQEKRAFETLFQGFETWRCGDALSRLDTLETSKRKALQMLTKDSDKVKEFFEKLQHTLEQKRNEILSDFETMKLAVMQAYDPEINKLNTILQEQRMAFNIAEAFKDVSEPIIFLQQMQEFREKIKVLKETPLPCSTVDISPTMKSFDTSQWNGIKLVDVDKLSLPQESNTFKFKIPSVFSRRFIVNSLIFLLILAVTRMSFVESVIDNLQCWKSQFLTICLSYLADTVEIADHAVFYWEQMTDGASLLREKCKNYTLVVLDNVAQFVCKYKLL is encoded by the coding sequence GACATGATGGAGCTTTTAGAGGAAGATCTGACCTGTCCCATTTGCTGTAGCCTGTTTGACGATCCTCGTGTCCTGCCCTGTTCACACAATTTCTGCAGAAAGTGTCTGGAAGGAATTCTTGAGGGAAATGTGCGGAATGTGCTTTGGAGGCCATCCCCTTTCAAGTGCCCCACATGCAGAAAGGAGACTCCTGTCACTGGAGTCAACAGCTTGCAGGTCAACTATTCCCTGAAAGGCATCGTGGAGAAGTACAACAAAATCAAAGTAACTCCAAAAATGCCTGTGTGCAAAGTGCACAGCGGGCAACCCCTTAACATTTTTTGCAGGACAGACATGCAGCTGATCTGTGGGGTTTGTGCCACCCGTGGTGACCACACAAAGCACGTTTTCTGTTCCATTGAAGAAGCTTATTCCCAGGAGAAGCGGGCTTTTGAAACCTTGTTCCAGGGCTTTGAAACTTGGCGTTGTGGAGATGCCCTCTCACGGCTGGATACCTTAGAGACCAGCAAGAGGAAAGCTCTGCAGATGCTGACGAAAGATTCTGACAAAGTGAAGGAGTTCTTTGAGAAGCTGCAGCATACGCTGGAGCAGAAGAGAAATGAAATTCTGTCTGACTTTGAGACCATGAAGCTTGCGGTGATGCAGGCCTACGATCCGGAAATCAATAAATTGAACACCATTCTGCAAGAGCAGCGGATGGCTTTTAACATTGCAGAGGCCTTCAAAGATGTGTCCGAGCCCATTATATTTCTGCAGCAGATGCAGGAGTTCAGGGAAAAAatcaaggtgctcaaagaaaccCCTTTACCTTGTTCCACTGTGGACATCAGTCCCACAATGAAGAGCTTTGATACCAGCCAGTGGAATGGAATAAAGCTTGTTGATGTGGACAAACTTTCCTTGCCTCAGGAAAGCAACACTTTCAAATTCAAGATTCCCTCGGTCTTTTCACGCAGATTTATAGTGAACTCTCTTATTTTCTTGCTCATTCTTGCTGTCACCAGAATGTCCTTTGTGGAGTCAGTCATTGACAATCTCCAGTGCTGGAAATCTCAGTTCCTTACAATTTGCTTGTCCTATTTGGCAGATACCGTTGAGATAGCAGATCATGCAGTCTTTTACTGGGAACAGATGACAGATGGAGCTTCACTCTTAAGAGAAAAGTGTAAAAACTATACGTTGGTTGTACTGGATAACGTCGCACAGTTTGTGTGCAAATATAAACTGTTGTGA
- the KCNRG gene encoding potassium channel regulatory protein, giving the protein MSSREVVVLSVGGVRFVTRASTLQQFPESRLARMVSDDDQEFKLVNGEFFVDRDGALFSYIMDFLRTLQVSLPTDFSDYQRLQREAEFYGLYPLANLLSQEHLLKPRLEILEVRFSLQEMQAFFRIFGSCSTTIEALAEQITVFTGQQSGQGWNSPFPSQKPLVPLPLERPSHHDMVFLCGTEYSAGDQFVARYVSIKPDKRKLINGTNVLGLLLDTLLKDGFRLISTRTVPSEEKAECYTFERMKRAAGLAIMVNQTPGSSGVAQARRSQVQKGK; this is encoded by the exons ATGAGTAGTCGAGAGGTGGTCGTTCTGAGTGTGGGAGGTGTGAGGTTTGTAACCCGGgcttccaccttgcagcagttccCCGAGTCCAGGCTGGCACGCATGGTGAGTGACGATGACCAGGAATTTAAACTGGTGAATGGAGAGTTTTTTGTGGACAGAGATGGAGCTTTGTTTAGTTACATCATGGACTTCTTGAGGACTCTCCAGGTTTCCTTACCAACTGATTTCTCAGACTATCAGAGGCTGCAGAGAGAAGCAGAATTCTATGGACTCTACCCCCTGGCCAACCTCCTGAGCCAAGAACATTTGCTGAAGCCGAGGCTGGAGATCTTGGAAGTGCGTTTTTCTCTCCAAGAAATGCAGGCCTTTTTCCGGATCTTTGGTTCCTGCAGTACCACCATTGAGGCACTAGCTGAGCAGATCACTGTGTTTACAGGACAGCAGTCAggacagggctggaacagcccttTTCCTTCCCAGAAACCACTTGTTCCACTTCCTTTGGAAAGACCCTCTCATCATGATATGGTTTTTCTGTGTGGGACTGAGTATTCTGCTGGTGACCAGTTCGTGGCCAG GTATGTTTCCATAAAGCCTGATAAGAGAAAGCTGATTAATGGTACTAACGTGCTAGGCCTGCTGCTTGACACTTTGCTCAAAGATGGATTTCGCCTCATAAGCACCAGGACAGTCCCCAGTGAAGAGAAGGCTGAGTGCTACACTTTTGAAAGGATGAAGAGGGCAGCAGGCCTTGCCATCATGGTGAACCAAACCCCGGGGAGCTCTGGGGTAGCACAGGCAAGGAGAAGCCAAGTACAGAAAGGGAAATAA
- the TRIM13 gene encoding E3 ubiquitin-protein ligase TRIM13 isoform X2: MMELLEEDLTCPICCSLFDDPRVLPCSHNFCRKCLEGILEGNVRNVLWRPSPFKCPTCRKETPVTGVNSLQVNYSLKGIVEKYNKIKVTPKMPVCKVHSGQPLNIFCRTDMQLICGVCATRGDHTKHVFCSIEEAYSQEKRAFETLFQGFETWRCGDALSRLDTLETSKRKALQMLTKDSDKVKEFFEKLQHTLEQKRNEILSDFETMKLAVMQAYDPEINKLNTILQEQRMAFNIAEAFKDVSEPIIFLQQMQEFREKIKVLKETPLPCSTVDISPTMKSFDTSQWNGIKLVDVDKLSLPQESNTFKFKIPSVFSRRFIVNSLIFLLILAVTRMSFVESVIDNLQCWKSQFLTICLSYLADTVEIADHAVFYWEQMTDGASLLREKCKNYTLVVLDNVAQFVCKYKLL, encoded by the coding sequence ATGATGGAGCTTTTAGAGGAAGATCTGACCTGTCCCATTTGCTGTAGCCTGTTTGACGATCCTCGTGTCCTGCCCTGTTCACACAATTTCTGCAGAAAGTGTCTGGAAGGAATTCTTGAGGGAAATGTGCGGAATGTGCTTTGGAGGCCATCCCCTTTCAAGTGCCCCACATGCAGAAAGGAGACTCCTGTCACTGGAGTCAACAGCTTGCAGGTCAACTATTCCCTGAAAGGCATCGTGGAGAAGTACAACAAAATCAAAGTAACTCCAAAAATGCCTGTGTGCAAAGTGCACAGCGGGCAACCCCTTAACATTTTTTGCAGGACAGACATGCAGCTGATCTGTGGGGTTTGTGCCACCCGTGGTGACCACACAAAGCACGTTTTCTGTTCCATTGAAGAAGCTTATTCCCAGGAGAAGCGGGCTTTTGAAACCTTGTTCCAGGGCTTTGAAACTTGGCGTTGTGGAGATGCCCTCTCACGGCTGGATACCTTAGAGACCAGCAAGAGGAAAGCTCTGCAGATGCTGACGAAAGATTCTGACAAAGTGAAGGAGTTCTTTGAGAAGCTGCAGCATACGCTGGAGCAGAAGAGAAATGAAATTCTGTCTGACTTTGAGACCATGAAGCTTGCGGTGATGCAGGCCTACGATCCGGAAATCAATAAATTGAACACCATTCTGCAAGAGCAGCGGATGGCTTTTAACATTGCAGAGGCCTTCAAAGATGTGTCCGAGCCCATTATATTTCTGCAGCAGATGCAGGAGTTCAGGGAAAAAatcaaggtgctcaaagaaaccCCTTTACCTTGTTCCACTGTGGACATCAGTCCCACAATGAAGAGCTTTGATACCAGCCAGTGGAATGGAATAAAGCTTGTTGATGTGGACAAACTTTCCTTGCCTCAGGAAAGCAACACTTTCAAATTCAAGATTCCCTCGGTCTTTTCACGCAGATTTATAGTGAACTCTCTTATTTTCTTGCTCATTCTTGCTGTCACCAGAATGTCCTTTGTGGAGTCAGTCATTGACAATCTCCAGTGCTGGAAATCTCAGTTCCTTACAATTTGCTTGTCCTATTTGGCAGATACCGTTGAGATAGCAGATCATGCAGTCTTTTACTGGGAACAGATGACAGATGGAGCTTCACTCTTAAGAGAAAAGTGTAAAAACTATACGTTGGTTGTACTGGATAACGTCGCACAGTTTGTGTGCAAATATAAACTGTTGTGA